From one Pieris brassicae chromosome 5, ilPieBrab1.1, whole genome shotgun sequence genomic stretch:
- the LOC123709272 gene encoding uncharacterized protein LOC123709272 isoform X1, whose amino-acid sequence MLSSPAMELQVEETPYALRRLWNLTRARLAGTSTTLDEPALVESLPPAQEPEGAHKLPVPSDYESDVEDFPELEIPDQHEIPSQRYWTESDYDKEAVLDAGSLGDIPAVYRVPKPAPHQMPVIGVYIDPRVRTGFRYKIRPMQTLDAQPLSVKPRYLFDGKALTLQSIGRGFARRLTFEPLDSTLNDNTNYFWTDSRPEGFVFEIEAVSAGDKFTIYDANHEPQGTLEVVQQQKNQLELDQKIFEDGSIEKKVKINTLCKVEWYENDGATKLVPVTGVALLKKGRGNAIVFRIVNVAIGIKQLKKGYELKPGIKSSSRRITVNGADVQDIPCQYCVVGLERYELPVIGTYVDPRIVPGFHYRVRPANSRRHLFDGRSLLLQSIGLGYGKRITFKPDSLNAPDNYFWSDSHPEGLGMETRALHPDMKFTITGNGGLLLGEAIVFRADLPQVEEKTEYVDIPGQRGKAVEKYIQVDVTCHVKLATTGGGSADSEVHLMKVSGVALVRKDPGQNVAKLVKVFNVGLDSQLNLLFAHSQTELTFHPLP is encoded by the exons atgtTGTCAAGTCCTGCAATGGAGTTACAAGTTGAGGAAACTCCCTACGCTCTTCGCCGTCTGTGGAACCTCACTCGCGCCCGTCTGGCCGGCACCTCTACGACCCTCGATGAACCGGCTTTAGTGGAAAGCCTACCTCCAGCTcag gaACCTGAAGGAGCTCATAAGCTCCCAGTGCCGAGTGACTATGAGAGTGACGTAGAAGACTTTCCTGAATTGGAAATACCA GACCAACATGAGATTCCAAGTCAGAGGTACTGGACCGAAAGCGACTATGACAAGGAAGCCGTTCTGGACGCCGGCAGTCTGGGTGACATCCCCGCCGTGTACCGCGTGCCCAAGCCTGCTCCTCACCAAATGCCAGTCATCGGGGTCTACATCGACCCTAGAGTTAGAACGGGCTTCAGATACAAAATAAGACCGATGCAG ACTTTGGATGCTCAGCCCCTATCAGTGAAGCCAAGGTATTTGTTCGACGGCAAGGCTCTGACGCTGCAGTCCATTGGTCGAGGGTTCGCTCGTCGTCTCACTTTCGAACCCCTGGACTCGACGCTCAATGATAACACCAACTACTTCTGGACGGACTCGCGTCCCGAAGGATTCGTTTTTGAAATTGAAGCGGTCTCAGCGGGAGACAAATTTACGATCTATGACGCAAACCACGAGCCACAAGGAACTCTCGAAGTCGTTCAGCAGCAG AAAAACCAATTGGAGCTGGATCAAAAGATATTTGAGGATGGATCGATCGAAaagaaagttaaaataaataccctCTGCAAAGTGGAGTGGTATGAGAACGATGGAGCTACTAAGTTGGTACCCGTCACGGGAGTGGCTTTGCTGAAGAAGGGGCGCGGTAACGCAATCGTGTTCAGGATCGTCAACGTAGCTATCGGAATCAAACAACTGAAAAAGGGATACGAGCTGAAACCTGGTATCAAATCATCCTCCCGCAGAATTACTGTGAACGGCGCGGACGTTCAGGACATCCCTTGCCAATATTGTGTGGTGGGGCTGGAGAGATACGAACTCCCAGTTATCG GAACCTACGTGGACCCTCGAATCGTCCCTGGATTCCACTACCGGGTGCGTCCCGCGAACTCCCGTCGTCATCTGTTCGACGGGCGCAGTCTGCTCTTGCAGTCTATCGGCTTGGGCTACGGAAAACGCATCACTTTCAAACCGGACTCCCTCAACGCCCCCGACAACTACTTCTGGTCCGACTCTCATCCCGAGGGGCTGGGAATGGAGACTCGCGCCCTGCATCCCGACATGAAATTCACTATTACAGGAAACGGG GGACTTTTGCTGGGCGAAGCGATCGTTTTCCGCGCCGACTTACCCCAGGTCGAGGAGAAGACCGAATACGTAGATATTCCAGGCCAGAGGGGCAAAGCGGTCGAGAAGTACATCCAGGTGGATGTCACTTGCCACGTGAAGTTGGCTACGACCGGGGGTGGTTCTGCGGACTCCGAAGTCCACCTCATGAAGGTGTCAGGAGTGGCCCTCGTGCGCAAAGATCCGGGCCAAAATGTCGCCAAACTGGTGAAAGTCTTCAACGTCGGTCTGGACTCGCAGCTCAACCTGCTCTTCGCTCACTCTCAGACCGAGCTCACTTTCCACCCCCTCCCCTAA
- the LOC123709272 gene encoding uncharacterized protein LOC123709272 isoform X2: MLLGDQTAGYCRQLIQTIMLKTESPCFKCNCYFCECIVDYRQDQHEIPSQRYWTESDYDKEAVLDAGSLGDIPAVYRVPKPAPHQMPVIGVYIDPRVRTGFRYKIRPMQTLDAQPLSVKPRYLFDGKALTLQSIGRGFARRLTFEPLDSTLNDNTNYFWTDSRPEGFVFEIEAVSAGDKFTIYDANHEPQGTLEVVQQQKNQLELDQKIFEDGSIEKKVKINTLCKVEWYENDGATKLVPVTGVALLKKGRGNAIVFRIVNVAIGIKQLKKGYELKPGIKSSSRRITVNGADVQDIPCQYCVVGLERYELPVIGTYVDPRIVPGFHYRVRPANSRRHLFDGRSLLLQSIGLGYGKRITFKPDSLNAPDNYFWSDSHPEGLGMETRALHPDMKFTITGNGGLLLGEAIVFRADLPQVEEKTEYVDIPGQRGKAVEKYIQVDVTCHVKLATTGGGSADSEVHLMKVSGVALVRKDPGQNVAKLVKVFNVGLDSQLNLLFAHSQTELTFHPLP; the protein is encoded by the exons ATGCTTCTGGGCGACCAGACGGCCGGTTATTGTAGGCAATTAATTCAAACTATTATGCTCAAAACGGAGTCGCCATGCTTCAAATGTAACTGTTATTTCTGCGAGTGCATAGTTGATTATCGTCAG GACCAACATGAGATTCCAAGTCAGAGGTACTGGACCGAAAGCGACTATGACAAGGAAGCCGTTCTGGACGCCGGCAGTCTGGGTGACATCCCCGCCGTGTACCGCGTGCCCAAGCCTGCTCCTCACCAAATGCCAGTCATCGGGGTCTACATCGACCCTAGAGTTAGAACGGGCTTCAGATACAAAATAAGACCGATGCAG ACTTTGGATGCTCAGCCCCTATCAGTGAAGCCAAGGTATTTGTTCGACGGCAAGGCTCTGACGCTGCAGTCCATTGGTCGAGGGTTCGCTCGTCGTCTCACTTTCGAACCCCTGGACTCGACGCTCAATGATAACACCAACTACTTCTGGACGGACTCGCGTCCCGAAGGATTCGTTTTTGAAATTGAAGCGGTCTCAGCGGGAGACAAATTTACGATCTATGACGCAAACCACGAGCCACAAGGAACTCTCGAAGTCGTTCAGCAGCAG AAAAACCAATTGGAGCTGGATCAAAAGATATTTGAGGATGGATCGATCGAAaagaaagttaaaataaataccctCTGCAAAGTGGAGTGGTATGAGAACGATGGAGCTACTAAGTTGGTACCCGTCACGGGAGTGGCTTTGCTGAAGAAGGGGCGCGGTAACGCAATCGTGTTCAGGATCGTCAACGTAGCTATCGGAATCAAACAACTGAAAAAGGGATACGAGCTGAAACCTGGTATCAAATCATCCTCCCGCAGAATTACTGTGAACGGCGCGGACGTTCAGGACATCCCTTGCCAATATTGTGTGGTGGGGCTGGAGAGATACGAACTCCCAGTTATCG GAACCTACGTGGACCCTCGAATCGTCCCTGGATTCCACTACCGGGTGCGTCCCGCGAACTCCCGTCGTCATCTGTTCGACGGGCGCAGTCTGCTCTTGCAGTCTATCGGCTTGGGCTACGGAAAACGCATCACTTTCAAACCGGACTCCCTCAACGCCCCCGACAACTACTTCTGGTCCGACTCTCATCCCGAGGGGCTGGGAATGGAGACTCGCGCCCTGCATCCCGACATGAAATTCACTATTACAGGAAACGGG GGACTTTTGCTGGGCGAAGCGATCGTTTTCCGCGCCGACTTACCCCAGGTCGAGGAGAAGACCGAATACGTAGATATTCCAGGCCAGAGGGGCAAAGCGGTCGAGAAGTACATCCAGGTGGATGTCACTTGCCACGTGAAGTTGGCTACGACCGGGGGTGGTTCTGCGGACTCCGAAGTCCACCTCATGAAGGTGTCAGGAGTGGCCCTCGTGCGCAAAGATCCGGGCCAAAATGTCGCCAAACTGGTGAAAGTCTTCAACGTCGGTCTGGACTCGCAGCTCAACCTGCTCTTCGCTCACTCTCAGACCGAGCTCACTTTCCACCCCCTCCCCTAA